GCTTATGTGAACCGCAGGCTGATTGGGCTCTTTATACTCACATGTTATTGCCAAACGTGCGAGCTGTGCTCGTACCTCAGGCATTGTGTTGACGTCCGACTCCTGCAGAACTTGTTTAACCAGCGCGCGCTTGAAGGGCAACGATTTATCATACTGTTCCCACTTTGACGATTCAAGTTCCGTACTGAACACGGGTGGCGCTTTTATAGGCTGATCCGGAACGATTTTAACTGGTATCGTCACTTGAAAATTCAGGCACAGGCGTGGCCGATCACCCAACGATTGCCAAAAATTCCCTAAACTTGACAAATGCTCCGTTGGTGCGATCACCCGAGAAAATGACGGCAGACCTGCCTCTCGAAGAAGCGTACCTAGCTCAGCACTGAGTAATGCATCGAGCACCGCATTCATGACTACCATCGGTTGACCGTCCGGCTTCATCCCCTCTTTCTTCAGTTGCTCCCAATACGTCACAAGATAACAACAACGTACGTTTGCTTGTCTAGCATCAAATGTCCCTGTCTTTGCGCAATACTGGCGTGATTGCCCTTGGCGTAGCTCAAGGTCTTCCTGAATGTCATAGAGAAACACACAAACGGTTGGCATATCCGGTAGCAATGTTTTGTCCGGAATATCAAAACGAATGTCGATCGACTCATCGCTGATCCGCAATAAGTATTTTTCCAACGAAAGTGCAATCGCTTTATTCAAAGTGATGATCGGCTGCATACTTTCTGACTCCTCGCCCCTATCCATGATTTAGTCTGCCATGATTGCGTCCGTCATTTAAAATTGACGTGCTTCATCAGTCCCGCCTTGCATTGGCAAAGACCTTTACTTAAAGCTGAGGCATGATCCGCCCCGTCTTGCTCAGCTCGCGGCGCACCGCGCGAGCGATATCAACCCAATTTACCGACCGATCCTGCTCGGCAGCAAGCCAGCTCGCCAGCAACGCCACGTTCCGGATTCCCGCTCCCGTCAACTCCGTGACCGCCGAGAGCCGCGTAAAGTCCACTTCCTGATCCACCGCCACCTGCTCCGGCCAGATCGCCCGCCACATGCGCTCACGCAATACGGCATTGGGTATCTCGAAGCGCGTAATAAACGTCAAGCGGCGCGTGAACGCATCATCCAAATGCGCACGGTTGTTCGTCGTCAGCACCACCAGCCCGGGGTACTGCTCCAGCCGTTGCAACAAGTACGACACTTCGATGTTCGCATGCCGGTCTTGTGCGTCCTTCACCTCACTGCGCTTGCCAAACAGCGCATCCGCCTCGTCGAACAATAATACGCCCGTGTCCGCCACCGCCAGATCGAAGATCTGCGACAGATTCTTCTCCGTCTCGCCGACATACTTGTTGACCACCGTCGACAGGTCCACCCGGATCAGATCCAGCCCTAACTCCGCGGCGAGTACCTCTGCGGCCATCGACTTGCCCGTACCGGATTCGCCATAGAACAGTGCGCTGATGCCAGTGCCATAGCCTACTTTGCGGGCGAACCCGCGCGTCAGCACCGCGTCGCGCTGCCGGATGGCCGCGAGAATCTCGTGCAGCTGCTCACGTAGGTTCTCGCTCACGATCAGGTCGTCGAGAGTGCGCTGCGGCTGCATGCGCTGTGCGAGTTGCCCAAAGTGTTGCTGGCCCCGCACGCGCAGCGCTTGGCACAGGTCAGCTTGTGCGAGCGGCGCTTGCGCCCCACGCAGTGCCCGATAGCCTTGCGCCTCCTGCAGCGTTGCAGTTAGGGTGTCCGGATTTACCCGTGTACGCTTAAGCAAGCCCGCCAGGTCCCACCCATTACTGCTAGTCCCCAGGCCAGCTTGCAGCAACCGCACATTATCCTCGTGCATGCGCGGCGGCATCGTCAGGCGCAACTTCGGCAGGCTTGCGAACGCCTCTGCTGTTCCGTGCGTAGGCAATAGGCACACAATGGGTTGACCATGCCGCGCCAGTCGTGGCTCCAGCGCCTCGAGTAGCGGCCCGTGCCGAGATACGCCTTCGGCGACGTGGTGTAATACCAATATGCCGCCGTGCAAGCGCGCCTCACGCAGCACCGCCAATAGCAGCGGCCAGGCATCCGTCGCATCGTCTGGCAACGCCCGCAGGTTGACAG
This sequence is a window from Mycetohabitans rhizoxinica HKI 454. Protein-coding genes within it:
- a CDS encoding DUF4255 domain-containing protein — protein: MQPIITLNKAIALSLEKYLLRISDESIDIRFDIPDKTLLPDMPTVCVFLYDIQEDLELRQGQSRQYCAKTGTFDARQANVRCCYLVTYWEQLKKEGMKPDGQPMVVMNAVLDALLSAELGTLLREAGLPSFSRVIAPTEHLSSLGNFWQSLGDRPRLCLNFQVTIPVKIVPDQPIKAPPVFSTELESSKWEQYDKSLPFKRALVKQVLQESDVNTMPEVRAQLARLAITCEYKEPNQPAVHISGLLDQATNNAVGEVINEYNNRWNEMDEDLPNSLLVSTDLTVVNAPVHDAD
- a CDS encoding ATP-binding protein — protein: MLDALASGARQPDTVDLANAPPANACVAHAFEVLGSWLEYVDQALQHLLVWQHQREDDRFNIAELLCTQEALEATRTQPRGMPHWSTASGDAPPWTTLCAPVPRGRLANVIDRFGLTHFETQVLVLCLLPLIEPRYHALMAYLQGDEGASWPGVELALTLFSATPVERIAHRHQLYSSAGNLLPNELVHTAERNGRACARDDAAYLRANETVFRYLSGADTMSLPMALTELAQWRPTSHIGDALRHGAWAACAEQIATFCFGGGSRAMPTPLLLLQGGDGSEALIVQLASEAGRPALTVNLRALPDDATDAWPLLLAVLREARLHGGILVLHHVAEGVSRHGPLLEALEPRLARHGQPIVCLLPTHGTAEAFASLPKLRLTMPPRMHEDNVRLLQAGLGTSSNGWDLAGLLKRTRVNPDTLTATLQEAQGYRALRGAQAPLAQADLCQALRVRGQQHFGQLAQRMQPQRTLDDLIVSENLREQLHEILAAIRQRDAVLTRGFARKVGYGTGISALFYGESGTGKSMAAEVLAAELGLDLIRVDLSTVVNKYVGETEKNLSQIFDLAVADTGVLLFDEADALFGKRSEVKDAQDRHANIEVSYLLQRLEQYPGLVVLTTNNRAHLDDAFTRRLTFITRFEIPNAVLRERMWRAIWPEQVAVDQEVDFTRLSAVTELTGAGIRNVALLASWLAAEQDRSVNWVDIARAVRRELSKTGRIMPQL